The Pseudomonas fluorescens genome segment CTTCGATGGCTGCGGCGTCTTCGAGCTTTTCCGCTTCGGCCAGATAGGTCAGGCGACCAACGGCTTGCACATCGTCAGCCTCGCGCTCACCCACCAGCAGCGAACATTTCGGATCTTTCTGCAGGTTGTGAGTGTGCTGGGCGATACGGCTGATCAGGATCAGCGGCCGGCCCTGCTCGTCCAGGCAGTAGGGAACCACGGAGCCAAACGGAAAACCGGGCATTGATTTTGAGTGGGTCGACAGCACGCCACGGTATTCCTTGAGAAGCAATTCTCGGGCATTCTTAGCCGCTTCAACGCTCAATTTATGACTCCTTAAATAGAATCCGTCGAAAAAACGGACGGGCAACCTGGATACGTCCCGGTCGCCATCGGGGCAGTTCTCATGTGCAGCCAGGCCATGTCGGGCGCAGATCGAGAGGCTCTCTAAAGGACACCACTCTTACCTGCTCTCGGGGGCATGCGAATGCAACTCAACGACAAAGTAATCATTATCACTGGCGGTTGCCAAGGTTTGGGCCGCTCGATGGCCGAGTATTTCGCAGGCAAGGGCGCGAAGCTGGCGCTGGTCGACCTGAACCAGGAAAAACTCGATGACGCCGTCGCGGCCTGCAAGGCCAAGGGTGTCGAGGCGCGCAGCTATCTGTGCAACGTCGCCAACGAAGAGCAGGTGACACACATGGTTGCCCAGGTCGCCGAAGACTTCGGCGCGATCCACGGCCTGATCAACAACGCCGGGATCCTGCGCGACGGCCTGCTGCTCAAGGTCAAGGACGGCGAGATGACCAAGATGAGCCTGGCCCAGTGGCAGGCGGTGATCGACGTCAACCTGACCGGCGTGTTCCTCTGCACCCGTGAAGTGGCGGCGAAAATGGTCGAGCTGAAGAACAGCGGCGCGATCATCAACATCTCGTCGATCTCCCGCGCGGGCAACGTCGGCCAGACCAACTACTCCGCCGCCAAGGCCGGCGTCGCGGCGGCGACGGTGACCTGGGCCAAGGAACTGGCGCGCTACGGCATTCGCGTGGCGGGCATTGCACCGGGCTTCATCGAAACCGAGATGACCCTGGGCATGAAGCCCGAAGCACTGGAGAAAATGACCTCAGGCATTCCGCTCAAGCGCATGGGCAAGCCGGAAGAGATCGCCCATTCGGCGGCGTACATCTTCGAGAACGACTACTACACCGGCCGGATTCTGGAGATGGATGGCGGGTTGCGCATCTGACCTGTGTCGCGCAATGAAAAACGCCCCGGTGCACAGGCACCGGGGCGTTTTGTTTAAACCACAGGCATCAATCGTCGCTGATAGTGATGTTCGGCATCGCCGGCGAAGCCGCTTCCTGCAACACGATCCGCGCACCGACGTGGCGGGCCAGTTCCTGATAGACCATGGCGATCTGGCTGTCCGGCTCGGCAATCACCGTCGGTTTGCCGCCATCGGCCTGTTCGCGGATCAGCATCGACAGCGGCAACGAGGCCAGCAGTTCGACGCCGAACTGGGTCGCCAGCTTCTCGCCACCGCCCTCACCGAACAGATGCTCGGCATGCCCGCAGTTCGAGCAGATGTGCACCGCCATGTTCTCCACCACGCCCAGCACCGGAATGTTGACCTTGCGGAACATCTCCACGCCTTTGCGCGCATCGAGCAGCGCCAGATCCTGCGGCGTGGTGACGATCACCGCGCCGGCCACCGGCACTTTCTGCGCCAGGGTCAGCTGA includes the following:
- a CDS encoding SDR family oxidoreductase; this encodes MQLNDKVIIITGGCQGLGRSMAEYFAGKGAKLALVDLNQEKLDDAVAACKAKGVEARSYLCNVANEEQVTHMVAQVAEDFGAIHGLINNAGILRDGLLLKVKDGEMTKMSLAQWQAVIDVNLTGVFLCTREVAAKMVELKNSGAIINISSISRAGNVGQTNYSAAKAGVAAATVTWAKELARYGIRVAGIAPGFIETEMTLGMKPEALEKMTSGIPLKRMGKPEEIAHSAAYIFENDYYTGRILEMDGGLRI